In one window of Azotobacter salinestris DNA:
- a CDS encoding glycoside hydrolase family 13 protein, whose translation MFRRKFLGTTLATAVALSLASLYGSAYAADPTAAHSDQNWARNSVIYQIYPRSFADGNGDGIGDLPGIVSRLPYLDQLGVDALWLSPFYKSPQADAGYDVADYRIVDPLFGSLEDFDNLLQKAHSLGMKVIVDLVPNHTSDEHAWFQAALKSPPGSPERARYIFRDGRGENGELPPNNWQSLFGGGAWAKAPGDKQWYLHLFDTKQPDLNWDNPEVRAEFEKVLRFWLDRGVDGFRVDVSHGLIKAPGLPDQDEKLAKIASDAGRHVGPMWDQDGVHEIYRSWRKVLDQYPGKRIMVAEAWVSPPARLANYVRPDEMHQAFNFDYLMTKWDAGAFKKVIDSSLALSATVGAPTTWVTSNHDTMRPPSRYGLKELGAGRAGAGVGPSSPQPDEALGQRRARALAMLTLALPGSTYVYQGEELGLPEHTTLEAKYRQDPLFFRTKGEDVGRDGCRVPLPWKAEAPSLGFGPGNKTWLPQPASYARYAVDRQDGISGSTLELYRQILQLRHEHALGNGQLHWLDSDKDVLAFDNGDLRVVINMGAQATVLPAGSQVLLSSEPLQEPGKLPGNTAVWLKRS comes from the coding sequence ATGTTTCGTCGTAAATTCCTCGGCACCACCCTCGCGACCGCTGTCGCCCTGTCCCTGGCGTCGCTCTACGGCAGCGCCTACGCCGCCGACCCTACAGCAGCCCACAGCGACCAGAACTGGGCACGTAATTCGGTGATCTACCAGATCTATCCGCGCTCTTTCGCCGACGGTAATGGCGATGGCATCGGCGACCTGCCGGGCATCGTCTCGCGGCTGCCCTACCTGGACCAGTTGGGCGTGGATGCGCTGTGGCTGTCGCCCTTCTACAAATCGCCCCAGGCCGACGCCGGCTATGACGTGGCCGATTATCGCATTGTCGATCCCCTGTTCGGCTCACTGGAAGACTTCGATAACCTGCTGCAGAAGGCTCATTCGCTGGGCATGAAGGTGATCGTCGACCTGGTACCCAACCATACCTCCGACGAACATGCCTGGTTCCAGGCAGCATTGAAGTCGCCGCCCGGCAGCCCCGAACGCGCCCGCTACATCTTCCGCGACGGCCGCGGCGAGAATGGCGAGCTGCCCCCCAACAACTGGCAAAGCCTATTTGGCGGCGGAGCTTGGGCAAAGGCGCCGGGCGACAAGCAGTGGTATCTGCATCTATTCGACACCAAGCAACCCGACCTGAACTGGGACAACCCAGAAGTCCGGGCCGAATTCGAGAAGGTGTTGCGCTTCTGGCTGGACCGCGGTGTGGACGGCTTCCGGGTCGACGTGTCGCATGGCCTGATCAAGGCGCCAGGGCTACCCGACCAGGACGAGAAGTTAGCCAAGATAGCCAGTGACGCCGGTAGGCACGTTGGCCCCATGTGGGACCAAGACGGCGTGCATGAGATCTATCGTTCCTGGCGCAAGGTTCTCGATCAATACCCAGGCAAGCGCATCATGGTAGCCGAGGCCTGGGTCAGCCCGCCCGCTCGACTGGCCAACTACGTCCGTCCCGACGAGATGCATCAGGCGTTCAATTTCGACTACCTGATGACCAAGTGGGATGCCGGCGCCTTCAAGAAGGTCATCGACAGCTCCCTGGCCCTGTCGGCCACGGTGGGGGCGCCGACCACCTGGGTGACCTCCAACCACGACACCATGCGTCCTCCCTCACGTTACGGTCTGAAAGAACTGGGTGCCGGCCGGGCAGGGGCAGGAGTTGGTCCATCCAGTCCACAGCCTGACGAGGCCTTGGGCCAGCGCCGGGCCCGTGCCCTGGCCATGCTCACCCTGGCCCTGCCTGGCTCGACCTATGTTTACCAGGGCGAAGAACTGGGGCTGCCCGAACATACCACCCTGGAGGCCAAATACCGCCAGGATCCCTTGTTTTTCCGCACCAAAGGCGAGGACGTTGGCCGCGACGGCTGCCGCGTGCCGCTGCCTTGGAAAGCGGAAGCGCCGTCCCTCGGTTTCGGCCCGGGCAACAAGACCTGGCTGCCGCAGCCAGCATCGTACGCACGCTATGCCGTGGACCGTCAGGATGGCATATCCGGCTCCACGCTGGAACTGTATCGGCAAATTCTGCAGTTGCGGCACGAGCATGCGCTGGGTAACGGCCAGTTGCACTGGCTTGACTCCGACAAGGACGTATTGGCTTTCGACAACGGCGACCTGCGCGTGGTGATCAATATGGGGGCGCAGGCCACCGTGCTGCCGGCGGGCAGCCAGGTGCTGCTGTCCAGCGAACCTCTGCAGGAGCCGGGCAAGCTGCCGGGTAACACGGCGGTCTGGCTGAAGCGCTCCTAA
- a CDS encoding MFS transporter, giving the protein MPLSLIWGYIAIAVFMTGDGIELAFLSRYVVDLGFSPTQASFLFTVYGLLAALSSWSSGVLADIFGPRRIMRIGVIAWIVFHVLFLLFGLGEKNYALMVLFYGIRGLAYPLFIYAFVVWVAHVAPRERQASAMGWYWTMYSIGIGFLGTYLPSFTIPHIGFMGTLWMAVAWVAVAGVMVMLLVRDWQRVDTGANTSLAGRLRELSRGATILFDHRSIFIAALVRIICNLPLFGFPVIMPLFFTSPEVGFSMEQWLRIWGALFIVTIFTNVMWGLIGDRIGWVYQMRWFGCAGCALATLAFYYVPLTYGASFPAAILAAVALGVGVSAFVPMGAIFPTMAPEHKGAALSAHNLAAGLSSFMGPAIATLGISTVGVGGIVWIYALLYVVGIVLTYFIHVDQPGFEHKVKPAAVFLRREKINQAI; this is encoded by the coding sequence ATGCCCTTGTCCCTGATTTGGGGCTATATCGCTATTGCCGTGTTCATGACGGGAGACGGCATTGAACTAGCCTTCCTGTCGCGCTATGTCGTCGACCTCGGTTTCTCGCCCACCCAGGCCTCCTTCCTCTTTACCGTCTATGGATTACTGGCAGCCCTGTCCAGTTGGAGTTCCGGCGTACTGGCTGATATTTTCGGACCGCGCCGGATCATGCGCATCGGAGTGATCGCCTGGATCGTATTCCATGTGCTTTTCCTGCTCTTTGGCCTGGGTGAAAAGAACTACGCCTTGATGGTCTTGTTCTATGGGATCCGCGGCTTGGCCTATCCCTTGTTCATCTATGCCTTCGTCGTCTGGGTCGCGCACGTTGCTCCGAGAGAGCGTCAGGCCTCGGCCATGGGCTGGTACTGGACGATGTACTCCATCGGTATCGGCTTTTTGGGGACCTATCTGCCCAGCTTCACCATCCCGCACATCGGCTTCATGGGCACCCTGTGGATGGCAGTCGCCTGGGTGGCAGTAGCGGGCGTTATGGTCATGCTTCTAGTGAGAGATTGGCAGAGGGTAGATACCGGTGCCAATACGAGTCTTGCCGGACGTCTTCGTGAGTTGAGCCGTGGCGCCACCATCCTATTCGACCATCGCAGCATTTTCATCGCTGCCCTTGTGCGAATTATCTGCAATCTGCCGCTGTTCGGCTTTCCCGTGATCATGCCGCTGTTCTTTACCTCCCCCGAGGTGGGCTTCAGCATGGAGCAATGGCTGCGCATCTGGGGCGCCCTGTTCATCGTCACCATCTTCACCAACGTGATGTGGGGCCTGATCGGCGACCGGATCGGCTGGGTGTACCAGATGCGCTGGTTCGGCTGCGCCGGATGCGCGCTCGCCACCTTGGCCTTCTACTACGTGCCGCTCACCTACGGCGCCAGCTTCCCGGCCGCCATCCTGGCCGCGGTCGCCCTGGGCGTCGGCGTGTCCGCCTTCGTGCCGATGGGCGCGATCTTTCCCACCATGGCCCCGGAACACAAGGGCGCGGCCCTCTCCGCGCATAACCTGGCGGCCGGCCTCTCCAGCTTCATGGGACCGGCCATTGCCACCTTGGGCATCTCCACGGTGGGAGTGGGGGGCATCGTCTGGATCTACGCCTTGCTTTATGTCGTAGGGATAGTGCTGACCTATTTCATCCACGTCGATCAACCGGGCTTTGAACATAAAGTGAAGCCTGCTGCTGTTTTTTTGCGACGCGAGAAAATCAACCAAGCAATTTGA
- a CDS encoding IS5 family transposase, with protein sequence MKQLSFADAEYAGKRKQTRRERFLLEMDQVVPWQGLIALIEPYYPKGEGGRPAYPLAAMLRVHLMQNWFGYSDPAMEEALYETTLLRQFAGLSLERIPDETTLLNFRRLLEKHELAGGILEVINGYLGERGLSLRQGTIVDATLIHAPSSTKNKDGKRDPEMHSTKKGNQYYFGAKAHIGADAESGLVHSVVVTAANVADVTQVDQLLHGEENVVSADAGYTGVEKRPEHEGRQVIWQVAARRSTYKKHGKRSALYKAIRKIEKAKAQVRAKVEHPFRVIKRQFGYTKVRFRGLAKNTSQLVTLFALSNLWMARRYLLANAGEVRL encoded by the coding sequence ATGAAGCAACTGTCCTTCGCCGATGCCGAGTATGCCGGCAAGCGCAAGCAGACCCGCCGCGAGCGCTTCCTGCTCGAGATGGACCAGGTGGTGCCGTGGCAGGGGCTGATCGCCCTGATCGAGCCCTACTATCCCAAGGGCGAAGGCGGTCGGCCCGCCTACCCGCTGGCAGCCATGCTGCGCGTGCACCTGATGCAGAACTGGTTCGGCTACAGCGATCCGGCGATGGAGGAAGCGCTGTACGAAACCACTCTCCTGCGCCAGTTCGCCGGCCTGAGCCTGGAGCGCATCCCGGACGAAACGACCCTCCTCAACTTCCGTCGCCTGCTGGAGAAGCACGAACTGGCCGGGGGAATACTGGAGGTGATCAACGGCTATCTGGGCGAGCGCGGACTGTCGCTGCGCCAGGGCACCATTGTCGACGCCACCCTGATCCATGCGCCGAGCTCGACGAAGAACAAGGACGGCAAGCGCGACCCGGAAATGCACTCGACGAAGAAGGGCAACCAGTACTACTTCGGCGCAAAAGCTCACATTGGTGCCGACGCTGAGTCGGGTCTGGTGCACAGCGTGGTGGTCACGGCAGCCAACGTGGCAGATGTCACCCAAGTCGACCAACTGCTGCATGGCGAGGAAAACGTAGTGAGTGCCGATGCGGGCTATACCGGCGTAGAGAAGCGCCCCGAGCATGAAGGTCGGCAGGTCATCTGGCAGGTCGCGGCCCGGCGCAGTACCTACAAGAAGCATGGCAAGCGTAGCGCCTTATACAAAGCGATCCGCAAGATCGAGAAGGCCAAGGCCCAGGTACGAGCCAAGGTCGAACATCCGTTCCGCGTGATCAAGCGCCAGTTTGGCTACACCAAGGTGCGCTTCCGGGGATTGGCCAAAAACACGTCACAGTTGGTGACGCTGTTCGCCTTGTCGAATCTGTGGATGGCGCGCCGATATTTACTGGCGAATGCAGGAGAGGTGCGCCTGTAA